DNA from Candidatus Ishikawaella capsulata Mpkobe:
AGGGCGAATTAAAGATATAGAAAATAAACTTTCTAATGCTCAAATTATTGATGTTACTAAAATTTCTAATAATGGCAAAGTCATTTTTGGAGCTACCGTTACAGTATTGAAACTGAATACACACGAAAAAATAACTTATTGTATTGTAGGAGAAGATGAAGCAAATTTTAAAAAGAATTTAATTTCCATAACTTCACCTATAGCACGTGGTTTAATAGGAAAAGCCGTAGAAGACACAACTATTGTTAAAACTCCTAGTGGTGACATAAAATATGAAATTTTAAAAGTAGAATATATTTAATATCACTATATAAAAATATATTTTAAAAAATTTAGTGAAGTTTATGATAGTAAAAAAACGTTATAATAGTTCAAAAAGTTGGCTCAGAAAGCATTTTAGTGATAAATATGTGAAACAGGCTCATGAAAAAAAATTGCGGTCACGTGCCTACTTTAAACTTGAAGAAATACAAAAAAAAGAAAAAATTTTTTATCCTGGTATGGATGTTTTAGATTTGGGGTCTTCACCAGGTAGCTGGTCACAATATGCGGCAAAATGTATTCAACCACATGGCTATGTCATTGCCTGTGATATATTGCCTATGAAACCTATGATTAATGTAAAATTTTTTCAAGGAGATATCCGTAAAACCGTATTGCAAGATATATTTAATAGTATTGATACTACAAATATTCAGGTTGTAATGTCTGATATGGCTCCTAATATAAGTGGAATACCTAATATTGATATACCTAATACAATATATTTAGTAGAGTCTGCATTAAAGATATCAGTAAAAGTTTTATCTGACAAAGGAAGTTTTTTAGTAAAAATATTTCAAGGAGAAGGTTTTAATGAATCTTTCAAAAAGATCAGTTTATTTTTTCGCAAAGTGAAAATTATTAAACCTAATGCTTCGTATTTAACTTCACGTGAAGTATATATTTTAGCAAAACAGCGCAAGCTATAGGTTCTTATATAGTGAAATAATACAAGTAATCAATCTTATTCTTTTAATAAAGATACTATATTGTTATTTAACACAATTGCAATGATGAGGTGAATATATTGAGTGAAATGGCGAAGAACTTAGTTATATGGATGATAGTTACTATAACTATGATGTCAGCATTTCAAAGCATTAAGTATGGAAATGATCATAAAATAACAGATTATTCCAAATTTATCTCACAAATCAATCATGATGAGATCAAACAAACACGCATCAATGGACGTGAAATTAGGGTTTTAAAAAATGATTTTAGCACATATATCACCTATATTCCTGGATATTATGATGTGAACTTAATCAAGAGTTTATCTGAACACAATGTTAGGATTATCGGCGAATATGATAATGAACTATCATTTATTTCTATGTTATTATCTTGGATACCCTTAATATTCTTAATTGGCATATGGGGCTCAATGTTACGCCAAATACAAGATGGAAAAGGGAACCCTCTGTCTTTTGGTAAAAGTAAAGCGCGCTTATTAAAGGAAAATTTAAATACTACTTTAGAAAATGTAGCAGGATGTGATGAAGCAAAAGAAGAAGTTAGTGACTTAGTAGAATATTTGAGGAACCCAAGCAAGTTTGAAAAATTAGGCGGTAAAATTCCAAAGGGAGTGCTTTTGGTAGGTCCACCTGGTACCGGTAAAACTTTGTTAGCAAAGGCAATATCTGGTGAAGCTAAGGTGCCATTTTTTACTATATCAGGTTCTGATTTCGTAGAGATGTTTGTTGGAGTAGGTGCAGCACGTGTTAGAGATATGTTTAGTCAAGCACAAAAATCAGCACCATGTATTATATTTATTGATGAAATTGATGCTGTTGGTAGACAACGTGGAGTCGGAGTAGGTGGTGGTAATGATGAACGCGAACAAACTTTAAATCAAATGTTAGTAGAAATGGATGGTTTTACAGGTAATAAAGGTATTATTATTATTGCTGCAACCAATCGTCCTGATGTTTTAGATCCTGCATTATTACGTCCGGGAAGATTTGATCGTCAAGTATTAGTAGGATTACCAGATATTCGAGGCCGAGAGCAAATTTTACGACTACACATGCAACGTATACCTTTATCCTCAGATACTAATCCAGTTATTATTGCTCGTGGTACTCCGGGATTCTCTGGTGCTGATTTAGCAAATTTAGTAAATGAAGCTACTTTATTAGCGGCTCGTGCGAATAAGAAATTGGTATTCATGAGTGATTTAGAAAAGGCTAAAGATAAAATAATGATGGGAACTGAACGTCGATCTCTAGTCATGACAGAAAAACAAAAAGAAGTAACAGCTTACCATGAGGCAGGACATACTATTATTTCATTTTTAGTACCTCAACATGATCCGGTACATAAAATAACTATCATTCCCCGAGGTACAGCATTAGGTCTTACTTGTTTCTTACCAGAAACTGATGTTCTTACATTTAGCAAAGAAAAGTTAGAAAGTAAAATTTCTGCTTTGTATGGTGGTCGGGTGGCAGAAGAAATTATTTACGGTATTCATCAGGTTTCTACTGGATGTGCTAATGATATTAAATTAGCGACTAATATAGCTCGTAAGATGGTAACCCAATGGGGTTTTTCTGAAAAATTAGGTCCTTTGTTATATGATGAAGAAGGAGAAGGTTTTGTAGATAAATCATCTGTACTAGCTAAATATATTTCTGAGGAAACCGCCAGTATTATTGATCAAGAAATACAAAAATTAATAGAACATAACTATCAAAGAGCACGTAATATTTTAAATGAAAATATAGATATATTACATGCTATGAAAGATGCTCTTCTAAAATACGAAACTATTAATGCACTTCAAATAGAGGATTTAATGGCTAGGCGTGAAGTACGTCCACCAAAAAATTTGGACAATGAGAAAAATAAATGATCCTATAAATGCTAATAGTTAGTTCTAAGGAAGAAGAAAATATATTAGGCGGATGTAATATAATGCAATTATATATTCATAATTCCAAAATAGATCTTTCTTTTCCTAAAATTATGGGCATTCTTAATACTACACCAGATTCTTTTTATGATGGTGGTAAATATTATAAATTACCAGATGCAATCAATTATACTGGTAAAATGATAAATGATGGTGCAAGTATTATAGATGTGGGGGGAGAATCGACACGACCTGGTGCTAAGGAAGTAAGTATTCAAGAAGAATTAGATCGGGTTATACCTGTTATTGAGGCAATTACTAGAAGATTTGACGTTTTAATATCAGTTAACACTTCCAAGCCTGAGGTAATCCGTGAATCGTCCAAAGCCGGTTCTCATATTATTAATGATATTCGTTCCCTTTGTATGGAGGGCTCAATTGAAGCAGCTGCAGAAGTTGGATTACCAGTATGTTTAATGCATATGCAAGGTAATCCACAAACTATGCAATACAATCCACAATATAAAAAAAATGTATGTAGCGAAATTAATAATTTTTTTTCTCAAAGAATCATTTGTTGCGAGTCTGCAGGAATACCTAAAAAAAATTTGTTACTAGATCCAGGATTTGGATTTGGTAAAAGTATAAATCATAATTATGATATTCTTGTTAACTTAATTAAGTTTCATCATTTTGGATTACCTTTAGTTGTAGGTATGTCTCGTAAATCTATGATAAGAGACATTCTAAATACTTCACAATGTTTAATAGGCAGTATTACCTGTGCTGTTATAGCTGCTTTACAAGGAATACATATTATTCGTACTCATGATGTTAAAGAAACAGTAGAAGCAATGAATATTGTTGCAGCTTTAAGAAGGAAACCTCAGATATAATTATTAAGCTTAAATATTTTTGTACGAATGGTATGCGAGGTTAATTTGGAACAGTACCAATTACTCCAGATGTTTTTCTAAAATTAGGATGGGTAGCAGGTAAAATTGTTTGTTATAATAAATCTAAAAAAATTATTGTAGGAAAATATAGAGGAAGCTATTGATAGGAATATGATAAATTCATTGACATGTGTAAATCTAAGTTAGGTAAGACAAAGCATATTCTAGATGCAGCAGGACAGTATATAGATAGAATCTTGTAAAGGGACATTTCCTCGGAAAACTAATTTAAAAATTGTTGTATATTGTACAAATGGGTCAACTTATAATATTGCACCTAAGGTATTAATTGAATTATGAGCAACTGTTATTCCTATCTGTACATCTCCTAATGGTAATAATCTAGATCTCTTTAAAAAGAAAGTTGCAGATGAAATAGCTGATTTTTGTTTAGCTTATGATGGTGATCAAGTCCTGATGGTTGATCATTTGGGAAATAAGGTTGATGGATATCAAATACTCTTTATAATTTCCCATGAAATTTTAGTCAAAGAAAAATCAAAGGTGGTGTTATAGTGTAATGAGTAATGTAGGATTGGAATGAGTAATGTAGGATTGGAATGATATTTGAAAAAAATGAGTATTCCTTTCGTTAAAATAAAATTAGGAAATCGCTATATTTTAGAAAAAATTCTCAAACAAGAGTGGTATTTAGGCGACGAATATTCCGGGCATATAATTTTATTAGATAAAATAACCACTGCAGATGGCAGTGCAGGCTTACAAGTGCTTACAGTTATGATACGTAATCATATGAGTCTATATGAGCTAAGCTATGTAATGGTATAAAAATGATGCCTCAAATATTAATAAAAACTTGACAGGTTTCTAATCCATTAAATTCCTAGTAGAGGGTATGTATTGTTACTTAACGCCGGTACGGAACCAGTGATTCGTGTAATAGTTACATCGGAAAATGAAGAACAAGCATCTTTATTAGCTAATCGCATAGCAGATGTAATTAAAGGTATTATTAGATATATTATATCTCTCCCTGAGAGATGCAGGTAAATTTATGTATCAAGCTTGTTTAATAATTTTTTTTATTACCTCAATACTTTTGATTACAATAATATTGTTACAATCAGGTAAAGGTGCTGACATAGGATGGTCAGGAGCTATAGTTTCTTCTAAATTATTTAATTCGCCTAGTTCTAGCAACTTTATGATGCTAATCACAGTTCTATTAGCCATATTGTTTTTTTTGATAAGTATAATTTTAAATAATCATAATATGTTAAAAAAAAGCACATGGGAAAATCTTTCTGACAAAAAAGTTGAAACCCGTCAATCCGTTCAAAAATAACCAATCAACCTAAATAGATTACTTTTTCTACAATCACAAAATACCGAGGTGGTGGAATTGGCAGACACGCTACCTTGAGGTGGTAGTGCCTCTAAGGTCTACGGGTTCGAGTCCCGTCCTCGGTATCAAGTATTTTTATCAATGTTTGCATTTTACAGGACTTTATCGTATTTTATACCAAATAACATTGGTATATATTTTTATATTGTATATAATACAAATGACTTTGTGTAACATCAACTATGTTTGATGCCTAGATAGTAAGTCTTGTCAATGTATTATTACATAATGACATGAGTGTTATATACTAAAAGTAGTAATTTAAATAAAAATATATTTAATAAGGAAAGGAAAAGAATAATACGGATTGAGGCATATTATGAATAAAGAGATTTTAGCTGTTGTCGAAGCCGTGTCTAATGAAAAATCTCTACCGCGTGAAAAAATTTTTGAAGCTCTTGAAAGCGCATTAGCTACGGCTACCAGAAAAAAATATGAGCAGGATATTGATGTACGTATTAGTATTAATCGGAAAAGTGGGGATTATGATGCTTTTCGCAGATGGAAAATAGTAAAAGAAGTTATTCAACCTACACGTGAAATTACTTTAGACGCAGCTATTTTGGATAATAAAAACATTAAATTAGGAGATTTTATAGAATCTCAGATAGAGTCAATTGCGTTTGATCGCATTACTACACAAACTGCTAAACACGTTATTATTCAAAAAGTAAGAGAAGCTGAACGAGCAATGATAATAGCTCATTTTCGTCAAAAACAAGGAGAAATTGTTACTGGTACTGTAAAAAAAATAAATAGAAACAATATTATATTAGACTTAGGTTATCAGGCGGAAGCTATTATTTTACGTGAAGATATGTTAACTCACGAAAATTTTAGATTAGGAGATCGTATTCGTGGTGTACTTTATTACATACGCACTGATTCACGAGGAACTCAATTTTTCATCACACGTTCAAAACCAGAAATGCTCATACAATTATTCCGTATTGAAGTACCAGAAATTGGTGAAGGTATAATTGAAATAAAAAAAGCCGCTAGGGATCCGGGATATCGCTCAAAAATTGCTGTAAAAACCAAAGATCAGCGCATAGACCCTATAGGTGCTTGTGTTGGAATGAGAGGATCTCGTGTGCAAGCAGTTTCTAGTGAATTGAATAATGAGCGAATAGATATTGTGCTATGGGATGATAATCCTGTGCAATTTGTAATTAATGCTATGGCTCCAGCTGATGTAGCCTCCATTGTAGTAGATGAAGATAATAAAACTATGGATATTGCAGTAGAAGTTGAAAATTTAGCTCAAGCAATAGGTACAAATGGTCAGAATGTACGTCTTGCTGCTCAATTAAGTGGATGGGAATTAAATGTAATGACTATAAAAGACCTAAAATCTAAACATCAAGCTGAAAATTATGCAGCAATTGATATGTTTATTAAATATTTAAATGTTGATAAAAAGACTGCTTCTAGTCTGGTAGAAGAAGGTTTTTCATCCATTGAAGAATTAGTATACGTGCCAATTAGTGAATTACTAGCAATAAATGGATTAGATAAACAAATTATTAAAACACTTCGTGAACGTGCAAAAAACAAGTTAATTACTTTAGAATTATCCAAAAAAGAAAGTCGCCATTATGAACCATCTGCCGATATTCTAAATCTTAAAGGAATGGAACGTAATTTAGCTTTTAGATTAGCAGAAAAAGGTGTCAAAGTTCTAGAAGATCTTGCTGAGCAAGGAGTGGATGATCTTAGTGATATTGAAGGACTTGATGATAAAAAAGCCGGAGCTCTCATTATGGCAGCTCGTAATATTTGCTGGTTTGGCAATAAATCATCATTAGAGGAAGAAACAGCATGACAGATGTAACTATAAAATCCCTAGCGGAAGAAATTAAAACTCCATTGAATATTTTATTAAAACATTTTGCTGCTGCAGGCATATGTAAATCCGCAAATGATTCTGTCAACCAGCAAGAAAGAGAAATTTTGCTTTGTTATCTTAATAATGAATATGAAAATTCAAATAAACTTACATTACAGCGAAAAACTAGAAGTACTTTAAATATTACCAGTACAACTGGAAAGGATAAATATGTACAGGTTGAAGTACGTAAAAAACGTACTTATATAAAATCGCAAATTAAAGAACCTATTTCTCAGATAAGAACAAAACTCTCTAAAGAGCAAACTGTTTGTAAAAAAACAGATAATATATTGAAAGCTAAACTTGATCAATCTGCTCATAAAAAAATTGTTAAAACCGTTAATGAGAAAATTGCGGAAAAATATAAAGTGAAGAATACACATCCTAAAGAAGATAATAAAACCTCTCACTCACGTGAATCTAGCTTAAGTGTAAAAGTTGCTAATTTGAAACATAAGGTTGAAGGAGAGGTACGTCGCAAAATAGAAGAAAATGCTCGTCGGGTAGTTGAAGAGACACGTCGTGTTGCATTAGATAAAACACATTCTTGGAAAAAAATAGAAGAACAAGATAATACAGATTATCATCTGATGACATCTCATCATGCACGTCAAGCAGAAGATGAAAATGATCAAGCAATAGAAAATATGCGCATTCGTCCATCTAAATTAAATCGTTCTAAAAAAAGCAATAAACATTCAGAAGCAAAAATTGATCGTGAAGAGGCTAAGGCAGCTATTCGAGTATCCAAAAATACTAAACATCGCAAATCTAGTTCTTCATTAAAACGAAATTTTAATAAGCCTAAACAAACGTTTAATCGCATTGTTCAAATTGGAGAAACTGTTACTGTTGCTGAATTAGCAATTAAAATGGCAGTAAAAAGTTCTGAACTTATCAAGTGTATGATGAATATGGGGATAATTGCAACTATCAATCAAGTAATTGATCAAGAAACCGCTCAGATTATAGCTGAAGAAATGGGTCACAAAGTTATTTTGCGCTATGATAACGAGTTAGAAAGTGCAATTATGAATGATCGTGATACAGGAAATATTGCTGATTTAGCACCTCGTGCACCGGTAGTTACTATTATGGGTCATGTAGATCATGGTAAGACATCTCTTCTAGATTATATTCGTTCTACTAAAATTGCTTCCGGTGAAGCTGGAGGTATTACTCAACATATAGGAGCATATCATGTAGAAACAGAAAATGGCATGATTACCTTTCTTGATACTCCTGGACATGCAGCATTTACTGCTATGCGTGCACGGGGAATTAAAGTTACCGATATAGTAATATTAGTAGTTGCTGCTGATGATGGGGTAATGCCACAAACGATAGAGGCTATTCAACATGCTAAAGCAGCTGGCGTACCAGTGATAGTGGCTATAAATAAAATAGATAAATTAGAAGCTAATATTGATAGAGTAAAAAATGAACTGAGTAAATATGATATTTTACCAGAAGAATGGGGAGGTGAGAACACATTCGTTAATGTATCAGCAAAAATAGGTACAGGTATTGATACCTTACTACAATCTATTTTACTACAAGCGGAAATTTTAGAGTTAACTGCTGTTTTCAGTGGTATGGCTAACGGTATTGTTATCGAATCTTGTATTGATAAAGGTCGTGGACCAGTAGCTACTGTATTAGTACGTTCTGGTATATTAAATAAAGGTGATGTTGTCTTATGTGGCTTAGAGTATGGTCGTGTGAGAGCAATGCGTGACGAATTAGGTAAAGAAGTTTCTTCAGCTGGTCCATCAATTCCTGTAGAAATTTTTGGTCTTTCTGGTATAGCTGCTACTGGAGATGAAGCTATAGTAGTACGTGATGAAAAAAAAGCTCGTGAAGTAGCATTATATCGTCAAAGTAAATTACGTGAAAATAAATTCACTGATCGAAATAAGTCTACTTTAGAAAATATGTTTTCTAACTTGAAGATGGTAGGTGACTTATCTGAATTAAATATTGTTCTAAAAGCAGATGTACAAGGTTCAGTAGAAGCAATTTCTGACAGTCTTTTAAAACTTTCCAATGAAGAAGTTGAAGTAAAAATTGTTGGTTCTGGAGTAGGTGGTATTACAGAAACAGATGCTACTTTAGCCGCCGCTTCTAATGCTATTATCCTAGGATTTAATGTAAGAGCTGATTCTTCTGCACGATATGTAATTGAATCACAAAATTTAACATTGCGTTACTATTCTGTAATATATGATTTAATAAATGAAGTAAAATCTTCTATGAGTGGTATGTTAAGTCCAGAATACAAACAGCAAATTATAGGTATGGCCGAAGTACGTAATGTTTTTAAGTCTACAAAATTTGGTTCTATAGCGGGATGTATGGTAATTGAAGGAATAATTAAACGATCTAATCCTATTCGTATAATACGTGATAATATAGTGATTTATGAAGGTGAATTGGAGTCTTTAAGAAGATTTAAAGAGGATGTTAATGAAGTACGTAGTGGCATGGAGTGTGGGATTGGAGTGAAAAACTATAAAGATATCCGTGAAAAAGACATTATAGAAGTATTTAAACTCATTACAGTGAAACGTATTATTAATTAATACACGTTTTATAGTTAAGGAGATTTATGAGTCGTCTCCTTAAGCATTGTAGGAAATAATATAGAAAATGTTAAAAACATTCAATCGTTCGCAACGAATATCACAGCAATTACAAAAAGAAATAGCTATTATATTACAGCGTGAAATTCAAGATCCTCGCTTACATATGCTAGTTACAGTATCTAGTGTTGAAGTTTCACGTGATTTTGCCTATGCAAAAATTTTTGTAACTTTTTGTAATTTAGTAAAAGATGAAAATATAGTGCCAAATGGATTGGAAGCTCTTAAAGACGCATCGGGATATATTCGTAAATTATTAAGCAAAAATATGTATATGCGTATTGTGCCAATATTAAATTTTTTCCATGATCAATCTGTCATGAATGGAATATATATGGATAATCTCATTAGCAATATTTCAAAAAATAGGAGATATTATGAGGGTACTATTAGAATAGGTAAATTAGGTAAATGATTTTTGTTCCTCATAATTATAAAAGAGATGTACATGGAATACTTCTTGTTGATAAACATCAAGGGCCTTCTTCTAATACCATACTACAAGATGTGAAAAAAATTTATTATGCAAATAAAGCTGGGCATACTGGTACATTAGATCCAATAGCAACTGGTATGTTGCCTATTTGCTTTGGAGAAGCCACTAAATTTGCTCAATATTTGTTAAATGCAAAAAAAAATTATCATGTAGTTGCAAGATTAGGAGAAAATACTACTACTGCTGATTCTTACGGTAGCATCATTCAAAAACGTCCTATTACATTTACTCAAGTACATCTCAATGGAGCATTAGAAAAATTTAGAGGAGATTTTTTACAGACACCTCCAATGTTTTCAGCTGTAAAATATCATGGTAAACAGCTCTATAAGTATGCAAAAAAAGGAATTAATATACAACGCAAACCTCGTCTAATTACTGTGCATAATTTACATCTCATTGAATGGAGAAATGAAGAATTAGAATTAGAAATTTGCTGTTCTAAAGGTACATATATTCGTACTATTATTGATAGTTTAGGAGAAATATTAGGATGTGGAGCTCATGTAATTAAATTACACCGTTTGCAAGTAGGTCATTATCCTGTTAATAGTATGGTATCATTATGTCATTTACATCAGATTATACAATCTGCTATAAAACAGAATATTTCTCCTCTCAAATTATTAGATTTACTCTTATTACCAATAGATAGTACTTTAATAGAGTTACCAATTATTAATTTATCCTCGGATACAGCATCTCGTTTTAAAAAAGGACAAACAGTGAAAGTAAAAAATTTTTTATATGAAGGCATAGTGAAGGTCACTGAAGGTAAAGATAATATCTTTATTGGTATAGCATTATTTAATAATTTTTACTTAGCACCTCATCGTCTAGTATCTCAATCTATTGTTGTAAAATAATTTATTTCTGAGAGAAACATCCAGCAAGTTTTTAATCAAAGCTTTAAGAAGATGTTTATCATCTTAATATGATAAACATCTTCTCTTCCATCATACAAAAAATTGCTGAATTATAGATCAGCAACATATATTGATTCATAACAGGAGTAGACTATTTATGTCTCTTATTTTGAAAAATAAATCAGATATTATTATTAAATACGGTAGAAATGCTAATGATAGTGGTTCGGTAGATGTTCAGATTGCGTTACTAACAGCTCATATAGATCACTTAAAAGATCATTTCATTAAGCATAAAAAGGACCATCATAGTCGTCGTGGCTTACTGCATATGGTTTCACAACGTCGCAAATTACTAGATTATTTAAAAAACAAAAGTATTACACGATATACCAATCTAATAGCAAAATTAGGTATTCGTCGTTAACGTAAATATACTTTATAAGTTTACAGTAATTAATCATTAAATAGTTTATTTTAAATAAATTTGATTAAAAATACTGATGTTTTTATAATTAATAATTATATAGTTTATATTTCTGATTACTATCCGTATAAAATATATTATAACTGAATGCATGCTAACATGTATTACGGATTGCAAATCAGTTTATGAATATCAATAATCCATAATAAGTAAGCTGAATAATAGCTTGCTACTAGTTAAGGTAAGGGTATTAATTTTGCTTAACCCGATCATACATAAATTTCAATATGGTCAACATATTGTTACATTAGAAACCGGTATAATGGCACGTCAATCAACTTCAGCTGTTATGGCAAGTATGGATGATACTGCAGTATTAATAACGGTGGTTGCACAAAAAAAACCTAAAGATAATAAAGGTTTTTTTCCACTAACTGTTAATTACCAGGAACGCACTTATGCTGCTGGACGCATCCCAGGAGGTTTTTTTCGCCGAGAAGGTCGTCCTAATGAGAATGAAACTCTTATATCTCGTCTCATTGATCGTTCTATAAGACCTCTTTTTCCTGAAGGATTTTTGAATGAAATACAAATAATAGCAACAGTTGTTTCTCTTAATCCACAGATTAATCCCGATCTTATAGCAATAATAGGGACATCTGCTGCTCTTTCTATTTCAGGTATTCCTTTTCATGGTCCTATTGGAGCTGCTCGTATAGGTTACATTAATGAAGAATACATTCTTAATCCTACCACTGATGATAGTAAATATTCTCATTTAGATTTAATAGTTACGGGTACAGAAAAAGCTGTATTAATGGTGGAATCACAAGCAAATTTGCTTACTGAAGAACAAATACTAGAAGCTGTTATTTTTGGTCACAATAAACAAAAAAAAATTATTGAAAATATTAATATTTTGGTGAAGAATGCAGGTAAACCAATGTGGAATTGGCAACCATCACCTATAAATGAAACATTAAATCAACAGATTATTGAACTGACCGAAGAACGTCTTGATCATGCTTATCGTATTCGCGAAAAACAAGCCCGTCATGAAGAAATTAAATTAATAAAAAATGATGCTATCGCTGCTTTATCATCTGATAATCTTATTTCAGAAGCTGAAATTACATACCTAATATCTTCTATTGAGAAGCAAATAGTACGTAATCGTTTATTTAATGGCGAATCTCGCATTGACGGTCGTGACAAAAACATGGTTCGTAGTATTGATGTACGAACTGGTGTGTTACCACGTACTCATGGTTCAGCTTTATTTACTCGTGGTGAAACACAAGCATTAGTATCAGCTACATTGGGTACTGCTCGTGATGCACAAAATATGGATGGAATAATGGGTGAAAAAGTGGAAAATTTCCTATTTCACTATAATTTTCCTCCTTATTCTGTAGGAGAAATTGGTATGATTGGTTCACCTCAACGCCGTGAAATAGGTCATGGACGTTTAGCAAAAAGGAGTTTACTCCCTATCATGCCACAAGATGATATTTTTCCTTATACTATACGTATAGTATCAGAGATTACAGAGTCTAATGGC
Protein-coding regions in this window:
- the truB gene encoding tRNA pseudouridine(55) synthase TruB, encoding MIFVPHNYKRDVHGILLVDKHQGPSSNTILQDVKKIYYANKAGHTGTLDPIATGMLPICFGEATKFAQYLLNAKKNYHVVARLGENTTTADSYGSIIQKRPITFTQVHLNGALEKFRGDFLQTPPMFSAVKYHGKQLYKYAKKGINIQRKPRLITVHNLHLIEWRNEELELEICCSKGTYIRTIIDSLGEILGCGAHVIKLHRLQVGHYPVNSMVSLCHLHQIIQSAIKQNISPLKLLDLLLLPIDSTLIELPIINLSSDTASRFKKGQTVKVKNFLYEGIVKVTEGKDNIFIGIALFNNFYLAPHRLVSQSIVVK
- the infB gene encoding translation initiation factor IF-2, which gives rise to MTDVTIKSLAEEIKTPLNILLKHFAAAGICKSANDSVNQQEREILLCYLNNEYENSNKLTLQRKTRSTLNITSTTGKDKYVQVEVRKKRTYIKSQIKEPISQIRTKLSKEQTVCKKTDNILKAKLDQSAHKKIVKTVNEKIAEKYKVKNTHPKEDNKTSHSRESSLSVKVANLKHKVEGEVRRKIEENARRVVEETRRVALDKTHSWKKIEEQDNTDYHLMTSHHARQAEDENDQAIENMRIRPSKLNRSKKSNKHSEAKIDREEAKAAIRVSKNTKHRKSSSSLKRNFNKPKQTFNRIVQIGETVTVAELAIKMAVKSSELIKCMMNMGIIATINQVIDQETAQIIAEEMGHKVILRYDNELESAIMNDRDTGNIADLAPRAPVVTIMGHVDHGKTSLLDYIRSTKIASGEAGGITQHIGAYHVETENGMITFLDTPGHAAFTAMRARGIKVTDIVILVVAADDGVMPQTIEAIQHAKAAGVPVIVAINKIDKLEANIDRVKNELSKYDILPEEWGGENTFVNVSAKIGTGIDTLLQSILLQAEILELTAVFSGMANGIVIESCIDKGRGPVATVLVRSGILNKGDVVLCGLEYGRVRAMRDELGKEVSSAGPSIPVEIFGLSGIAATGDEAIVVRDEKKAREVALYRQSKLRENKFTDRNKSTLENMFSNLKMVGDLSELNIVLKADVQGSVEAISDSLLKLSNEEVEVKIVGSGVGGITETDATLAAASNAIILGFNVRADSSARYVIESQNLTLRYYSVIYDLINEVKSSMSGMLSPEYKQQIIGMAEVRNVFKSTKFGSIAGCMVIEGIIKRSNPIRIIRDNIVIYEGELESLRRFKEDVNEVRSGMECGIGVKNYKDIREKDIIEVFKLITVKRIIN
- the rpsO gene encoding 30S ribosomal protein S15 produces the protein MSLILKNKSDIIIKYGRNANDSGSVDVQIALLTAHIDHLKDHFIKHKKDHHSRRGLLHMVSQRRKLLDYLKNKSITRYTNLIAKLGIRR
- the pnp gene encoding polyribonucleotide nucleotidyltransferase, which produces MLNPIIHKFQYGQHIVTLETGIMARQSTSAVMASMDDTAVLITVVAQKKPKDNKGFFPLTVNYQERTYAAGRIPGGFFRREGRPNENETLISRLIDRSIRPLFPEGFLNEIQIIATVVSLNPQINPDLIAIIGTSAALSISGIPFHGPIGAARIGYINEEYILNPTTDDSKYSHLDLIVTGTEKAVLMVESQANLLTEEQILEAVIFGHNKQKKIIENINILVKNAGKPMWNWQPSPINETLNQQIIELTEERLDHAYRIREKQARHEEIKLIKNDAIAALSSDNLISEAEITYLISSIEKQIVRNRLFNGESRIDGRDKNMVRSIDVRTGVLPRTHGSALFTRGETQALVSATLGTARDAQNMDGIMGEKVENFLFHYNFPPYSVGEIGMIGSPQRREIGHGRLAKRSLLPIMPQDDIFPYTIRIVSEITESNGSSSMASVCGASLALMDAGVPIKSAVAGIAMGLVKKDQEIIVLSDILSDEDHLGDMDFKVAGTYNGITALQMDIKIEGITAEIMRLALNQAKCARRKILKVMEQAISEPRKEISEFAPRIQIIRINKNKIKDIIGRGGVVIRAMSEETGANIEIGDNGIVKVIASDYLKVKAAICRIEEIIAGIEVGHIYTGKVTRIVDFGAFVSIGNKEGLVHISQIANNHVQTVSDYLKIGQEVMVKVLEVDRQNRIRLSIKAALTTLSKF
- the rbfA gene encoding 30S ribosome-binding factor RbfA, which produces MLKTFNRSQRISQQLQKEIAIILQREIQDPRLHMLVTVSSVEVSRDFAYAKIFVTFCNLVKDENIVPNGLEALKDASGYIRKLLSKNMYMRIVPILNFFHDQSVMNGIYMDNLISNISKNRRYYEGTIRIGKLGK